From Bacillus kexueae:
ATGTTTGGATACTGTGTCAACGGAATATCGAACAATATTTAATTTATTATAAATAATGTTCGTGTTTTACGTTAATTTCCCTTCGAAAACAATTTTTCGTCCGAATGGTACCACTTCTACGACACCGTCTACAATTTCTTCCTTAAAAATCGGTTCTTCCATTCTTCTAATAGGGAAATATCCTTCCTCTTTCATCCGTGTCAAACACTCGTCTATTGATTCGTTCTCCTGTACTTCGAACCTACGCTTATTTGGTTTTTTACTCATACAATAAATCCTTCCTTACTCTTTCAACACATCTGTACTCACATTGTAGATGATTTTCACATGAAAGAAAAGGGCAGGAAGTTGCCACATTCATCTAAACTTAGTTACAAATGAAGATTTAAACATTTTTTCAAAATATTTGGTATGATTAAATTACAAAAGATTCTTAGTATTCAATGGGGTGAAATTATGAACAAAGAGGCACTTACGTATTGGGAAAAGTACTGGGAAAAGCAAGAGCAATTGAAGCCAGAAGTCCCTGTCAGCGCTTGGCAATTTGGCGCGAACCCAGATCATCTTGCTCAATTAGTGATAGATGGGATTAAGACCGCTACTTGCTCAGGCTATATTTTTTATGAGATGGAGAATGAACCTTTGCCTACAACAGGAGAATATAACATCATTTTAAACAGTCAAGATGAGCCTGTTGCCATTATTAGAACGACTGATGTACAAATCCTACCAATGAATGAGGTACCTGAAGAATTTGCCATTGCAGAAGGTGAAGGTGATCGTACTTATGAATATTGGTATACCTCACATAAAGAGTTTTTTACCATTGAATTGAACAAAGTCGGTAAAACATTTTCTGACGATATGCTAGTAGTTTGTGAACGTTTTGAGTTAGTTGATGTGAAACAGAAAGATGAGAAAATGAACAACTACACCAAATAATTTTTAGGAA
This genomic window contains:
- a CDS encoding NETI motif-containing protein; protein product: MSKKPNKRRFEVQENESIDECLTRMKEEGYFPIRRMEEPIFKEEIVDGVVEVVPFGRKIVFEGKLT
- a CDS encoding ASCH domain-containing protein — protein: MNKEALTYWEKYWEKQEQLKPEVPVSAWQFGANPDHLAQLVIDGIKTATCSGYIFYEMENEPLPTTGEYNIILNSQDEPVAIIRTTDVQILPMNEVPEEFAIAEGEGDRTYEYWYTSHKEFFTIELNKVGKTFSDDMLVVCERFELVDVKQKDEKMNNYTK